From the Candidatus Manganitrophaceae bacterium genome, the window CTCCTCGCCATCGCCACCCCGAACGGAAAGGCTCGGCTGGAATATTCGTTCTATGAAGACCTCTTGAAGTACAACACCTACCGCGCGGCGGCTCTGATCCAAAGCCCGACCTTGGTCATCCATGGAGAGGCCGACGAATATGTCCCCTTCGACCAGAGCCTTCGCCTCTTCGACACGCTCCGCTTGGTCAACGACCAACGGGAGATGGAAGCGATCGCCGGCGCCAACCATGAGTTCTCCAACCCGGAAGACTTTGAGAAGATGATCACCCGAATCGAACGGTGGATCGTCGATCATGCCCGATAAACGCGCCCCCGAATCGTCCCCGCCAGGGTGAACCTCTCCCCGGCGCACATGAATTCTTGACATGAAGATGCCGGAAAACTATACTGGGCCCATGTTGAACCTCCTCCTTCCCTTTTCACATCGCAAATCGCGACGCCGGTGGCGGACCGTCGGCATCACGCTGCTCCTTCTCTATTTCCTTCTCTTCTCCATCTTCTCCTTGTTTCATGCATACGCCGCCAATGAGCTCGACGGTGCGCACGGCTGCAGCATCGGCCAGTGGATCCACCTCGGCCTGCAAGCCGCGCTCTTCTTTTTTCTCGTTGTGCTTTCCACGCTGCTTTTCGACATCGACAGAAGCCCTGCGCTTCTGCTGGTAAAAACCCTCCTCTGGAGCGATCCCTTCAAACGGGGTCCGCCACGCCTCTCCCTCTCGACCTGCTAATCGTTTTTCAAAGCAGTTCATTTACAATCCGGCGCCTCCTGCCTAAAAGGGGAGGAGAGCGGCTCGGACTTGTCTTTGAACCTCTGGAGGAGGGCACTTCATGCGTTTCACTTTCCTTGTCATTCTCCTCTCTCTCATCGCTTTGGACCTCTCTCAGGTCAGTGCTGAGGAGCAGGACGCGGATCAACGCCAAAAGGGCGATCCGACTCAACAAGAATTAAAAGAGCTGAAAGACCAAGTCCATTCTCTGAAGAGTGAAGTCAACGAACTCCGAGGTCAGATGGAGAGCGCCGCTTCTCTGTCGGCGCAAAAACCGGCCCCGTTCCAAGGAAGAGGGGCGGCGGGTTCCTCCCTGATGAATCCGAAGATTTCATTGGACGGCCTCTTCGCCGCAGCAGCCTCTTCGGAGCCCGATCTTCAAAACATCGAGACCGGGGGACACGATCCGAACCAACGGGGCGTCACCGTTCAAAATGTCGAGCTGACGCTCAGCTCGGCGGTCGATCCCTATTTCACCGGGAATGCGAACATCGTTTATCAACTCGACCGAAATGGGGAGAGCTTCGTAGAACTGGAAGAGGCCTATCTCACCACCACCTCCCTTCCGTGGAACCTTCAGGTCAAAGCGGGACAGTTCTTCAGCCCATTCGGACGGCTGAACCCGACCCATCCGCATGCCTGGGATTTTGCCGATCAGCCCTTGGTCAACGGCCGCTTCCTCGGACCCGATGGGCTACGGGGACCCGGTATTCAGATCTCCTACCTCTTTCCCCTTCCGATCTATTCCGAAGCAATCGTCGCGGTTCAAAACGGCACCGGCGAGACCGGCTTCAGCTTTAGAAACAGGCCGGGCGACGTTCTTTTCGGGCGAACCCTGGTTGATCGCCCGGTCGCGCATCTCACCGACCTTCTTATTATTCCGAGGCTGGTCGGCTCGGCCGACCTGACCGACACGCAAACCATCGTCCTCGGGATCTCCGGCGCTTTTGGTCCGAACGCCAGCGGCACCGATACCCGAACGTCGATTGTCGGCGCTGATTTTTTCTACAAGTGGAAGCCGTTGCGCGCCGAATCGGGCTGGCCGTTCGTCGCTTGGCAGACGGAGGTGATGGCGCGCCGGTATGAAGCCGGTCCGGTCGACGACCCCTCCGCTCCGCTTCCGAAGCAAATACTGCGCGACCGGGGAGGGTATACCCAGCTCCTCTGGGGATTCAAACGGCAGTGGGTCGCCGGTTTTAGGCTCGACTATGTCGCCGGAGCCGGAGGCGATCCGGCGCTCGATCCTTTGCGCGATCGCCGGTTTCGTGTTTCTCCCGATGTCTCATTTTATCCGAGCGAGTTCTCGAAGTGGCGGCTGCAGTACAACCGGGATGAAATTCAAAGCCGGGACAAAGTCGTTCACTCCGTTTTTCTCCAATGGGAGTTCTTAATCGGCGAGCATGGGGCCCACAAATTTTAGGAGTATTTAAAATGAAAAAACGATCATCCCGCAGGGTCACCCTATCGATCAGCTTCCTCTCGGTCCTTCTCTTCGCTTTCGGGGCGGAGGCAAAAACAAAGATCGTCACGACGACCCCCGATTTCGCCGCCGTCGCCAGAGAAATCGGCGGAGACCGGGTCGAGGTCTCCAGTCTGGCAAAGGGAATACAAGATCCCCATTTTATTGACGCCAAACCGAGCTTTATCCGTCTGCTCAATCAGGCCGATCTCTTGATCGACGGCGGGGCCGATCTGGAGGTCGGCTGGCTCCCCCCGCTCTTGGAGAATTCACGAAACGGGAAAATCCAAACCGGCGCCCCCGGCCGGATCGTCGCCGCCACCGGCGTGAACCTCCTGCAGATTCCGACCCGGCCGGTCGAACGCTCCCAGGGGGACGTTCATCCTTTGGGAAATCCGCATTACATGCTCGACCCGGAAAACGGAAAGGTCGTCGGGGAGCAGGTCGCCGCCACCCTCTGCCGCCTCGACAGCCGCTCGTGCGATCAATACCGGAAAAATCAGACTGCGTTCAATCAACATCTCGATCAGAAAATGACCAAGTGGATGGAGAAGCTCGCTCCCTATCGCGGAACGAAGATTATCACCTACCATGACAGCTGGCCCTACTTTGCGGAGCGATTCGGCTTGATTGTCGTCGGCCATGTCGAACCGAAGCCGGGAATTCCCCCCTCCCCGGGACATCTGGAAGCGCTGGTCGATCTGATCACGCGGGAGAAGCCCAAAGTCATCCTCATGGAGCCTTACTTCAGCGAGCAGGCGCCGAGGTTCCTGGCGCAGAAAACCGGCATTCCGGTGTTGGTCCTTCCTCCTTCGGTCGCGCCGGAGGCGGGGATCAACAGCTACTTTGACTTATTCGATCAGGATATCGACCGACTGGCCGACACATTGATGAAAGCAGAGAAGAAGCCATGATCGGCGGAAGGGGCGGCGTCGGTGCCGGCGCGCCTTCCATCCGCGAGAATCGCCTCGGCAGAGAGCCATCGATTCTGATCGACAGTTTCACCCAATCGTCTATAATAGTGAGGTAGCGCGCCTGCCTCGACCGATCTCTATTTGTATATTAAGGAATACAGGGTGATCTCTTTTCTCCTTTGGCCTTTTGTTGTCTCTCTCATTTTGACCGGGATTCATACCTATCTCGGCATCCATGTCATTCGACGCGGGGTCATCTTCGTCGATCTCGCCTTGGCGCAAATGGCGGCGCTCGGCGCAACGCTGGCGGTTCTTTTCGGTCACGACCTCCATGACCCCGCCGCCTACTGGGCCTCTCTGGGGATGACCTTTATCGGCGCCGCCTTCTTCTCCCTTTCCCGCTCCCGAAAGGAGCGGGTCCCGCAAGAGGCGATCATTGGGATTACCTATGCCGTCTCGGCCGCCGCCGCGATCATCGTCCTGGACCGCGCCCCCGGCGGTGCAGAACATATCCGCGCCCTTCTCGTCGGTGATATACTCACAGTGACTCCGGCGCAGGTCATGAAAACAGCCCTCCTTTATAGCGCGGTCGGCCTCTTCCACTGGATTTTACGACAGCCCTTTCTCCTCGTCTCATTCCATCCCGAGGAGGCGATCCACAAAGGGTACCGGCTGCGCCTTTGGGATTTTTTATTCTATATGACGTTTGGAATCGTGGTGACGAGCTCGGTCTCGCTCGCCGGCGTGCTGCTGGTCTTTGCTTATCTCATTGTCCCGGCGGTTATCTCGATTCTCTTTGCGGAAACGATTGCTCAGCGACTCTGGATCGGCTGGGGACTCGGAATTGCAGCAAGTCTCCTCGGAATCGCGGCGTCGGTCACATTCGATTTGCCGACGGGGGCGTCGATCGTCTGCGCATTCGGGCTTCTCCTGGCCCTTTCGGTCGGGACGAGAGGCGCATACGGCCGCTTCCTGAATGAGGACGACCGTTAAACCATTTTACGTTTAGATAGAGGGAGGGAAGCAGTGATGAAACGGAACGTTCTATTTTTGATATTGGGTACCTTACTCTTTCTCGCCGTCGCTTCTCCCGCCGGGGCGGTGAAGCCTCGGCCGCCGCTCGGGCTTTTCCTTCAGCAGGGAGAAGCTTCGGAAGGGGGGATCCCCATTGCGCTCGTCGCCACGGCCAACGTCGATGTCGGACGGGTGGAGCTTTCGATCGAGCTTCCCCCCGGCCTCTCTTTAACGACGGAGGCGCCGACCTGGGAAGGGCCGCTCAAAAAAGGGGAGACGCATCGGATCGAATTCGTCCTCCAAAACCCGGGGGGCAACACGCCGCGCAAGGTGACCGGAAAGGCGATCGTCCACCTCGATCCTTCCGGCACGTTCGTTGAGAGAAGCACCCTTATCCTCAATGGGGCACAGGGCCAGACGCCGTCGCCGCCCCCTTCCGTTAAAAGAAAACAAGGAAAAGAGAGCATCCTCGAATATAAAGGAGAGTAATCTCATGCACATTCAGATTCGTTTTCGAATTCTACTCGGTTTCGCGCTGCTCCTCTCCGCCTGCGGGGGAGGCAAGGGGGGAAGCGGCGGCGGCGCGATTGCGCAAATTGAGGTCACCCCCCAGCAGGCGAATCTCTCCCCCGGCCAAACAATACAGTTCTCCGCGACCGCGCGGAACGCTTCCGGAAACACGATCGGCGACGTCACCTTCTCCTGGCAATCGCTCGATCCGAATATTGCGACGATCGATTCCAATGGGCTTGCCACCGGCCGGGGCGTCGGGGTCGCCACGATCGTCGCCGCTTCCGGAACATTCACCGGGAACGCTGACCTCGGGGTGGTCAATGCCGCCCGGGGCGCGTCGAACCTGACCCTCTCCGGCACGGCCCAATATGAAGACAAGCCGTTCGACCAGAACGGCTTTACCGGTGCGCGCACTCCGACCCCGATTCGCGGCGCCGTCGTGAACCTGATCGCCATCGACGGTTTTGCCACGCTCGCCACCGGCGCCACCGGCCAGGATGGAACCTTCTCTTTTTCCGGACTCGACAACTCCGCGCGGCGGGGGGGAATTTATCTCCAGGTCCTCTCCATGACCGATCCAAGCAGCGCGACCAAGATCGAGATCCGGAACAATCCGGACGAGCGCGCCCTTTTCGGCGTCTCTTCCGCGTCGATGGACGACGGCGCCGGAAGCGCCTTTACCGGCGTTCAGATCCTCGCCTCCGCCGCGTCCCGGATCGGCGGGGCGTTCAACAGCCTCGATGTTTTTTCAAAAGCAAGCGAATTAATCCAGAGCGCCGGCCCTTGCAATCGCCCGAACCATCCCCCGACCGCCTCCCCCTGCGTTCCGCCGCTGCTGACCGCCTATTGGGAGCCGGGGGGGTCCACCGGCACCTTTTACGACAACCAACAAAACGTCATCTATATCTTAGGCGGGGGAACCTCGGACAAGGACACCGACGAATATGACGACTCGGTGATCGCGCATGAGTACGGCCACTTCGCTGTCGCCCAGTTCTCTCACGACAACTCTCCCGGCGGCTCGCATGTCATCACCGACAATGCGCAAGATATCCGGCTGAGCTTCTCCGAAGGGTGGGGAAATTTCTTCTCCAGCGCCGCCCGCAACAACCCGCTCTATGTCGACACCTTCGGCCAGAGCGTTTTTTCCTTCGAGCTCGAAGGGCTCACCTCTCCTCAGCTGTTGGCCCCTCCGACCCTTCCGACCCTCGCCGTCTACGACACCCATGAGCTCTCCAACGCCAAAGTCCTCTGGGATATCTTTGATGCCCCCGCAAACGATGACGATCCCCTTCAACTCGGCTTCACCCCGGTCTGGCAGACGATCCTTCAGCTCCCTCCCCTCTCGCCGGCGACGATGGAGTTTTTCTGGCTGACGTTTAAAGGGCTCGATCCGGGCGATGCACCCGGTTTGCAGT encodes:
- a CDS encoding zinc ABC transporter substrate-binding protein, which gives rise to MKKRSSRRVTLSISFLSVLLFAFGAEAKTKIVTTTPDFAAVAREIGGDRVEVSSLAKGIQDPHFIDAKPSFIRLLNQADLLIDGGADLEVGWLPPLLENSRNGKIQTGAPGRIVAATGVNLLQIPTRPVERSQGDVHPLGNPHYMLDPENGKVVGEQVAATLCRLDSRSCDQYRKNQTAFNQHLDQKMTKWMEKLAPYRGTKIITYHDSWPYFAERFGLIVVGHVEPKPGIPPSPGHLEALVDLITREKPKVILMEPYFSEQAPRFLAQKTGIPVLVLPPSVAPEAGINSYFDLFDQDIDRLADTLMKAEKKP
- a CDS encoding Ig-like domain-containing protein; the encoded protein is MHIQIRFRILLGFALLLSACGGGKGGSGGGAIAQIEVTPQQANLSPGQTIQFSATARNASGNTIGDVTFSWQSLDPNIATIDSNGLATGRGVGVATIVAASGTFTGNADLGVVNAARGASNLTLSGTAQYEDKPFDQNGFTGARTPTPIRGAVVNLIAIDGFATLATGATGQDGTFSFSGLDNSARRGGIYLQVLSMTDPSSATKIEIRNNPDERALFGVSSASMDDGAGSAFTGVQILASAASRIGGAFNSLDVFSKASELIQSAGPCNRPNHPPTASPCVPPLLTAYWEPGGSTGTFYDNQQNVIYILGGGTSDKDTDEYDDSVIAHEYGHFAVAQFSHDNSPGGSHVITDNAQDIRLSFSEGWGNFFSSAARNNPLYVDTFGQSVFSFELEGLTSPQLLAPPTLPTLAVYDTHELSNAKVLWDIFDAPANDDDPLQLGFTPVWQTILQLPPLSPATMEFFWLTFKGLDPGDAPGLQSILQARKIEFTADPAPSALMPDGAAQHHTLYKSDTDPTADEDVIPLNGLTLNQHYTVETLNLTNAADTFLVITDASENPISGLQNDNRNGADDQSCDTATPVGDNGQSGSACPPNDKLTLSSAISFTAPAATLHAHVKHSPIAPPSAGLFGSYDIQLKSP
- a CDS encoding metal ABC transporter permease; this encodes MISFLLWPFVVSLILTGIHTYLGIHVIRRGVIFVDLALAQMAALGATLAVLFGHDLHDPAAYWASLGMTFIGAAFFSLSRSRKERVPQEAIIGITYAVSAAAAIIVLDRAPGGAEHIRALLVGDILTVTPAQVMKTALLYSAVGLFHWILRQPFLLVSFHPEEAIHKGYRLRLWDFLFYMTFGIVVTSSVSLAGVLLVFAYLIVPAVISILFAETIAQRLWIGWGLGIAASLLGIAASVTFDLPTGASIVCAFGLLLALSVGTRGAYGRFLNEDDR